From the genome of Desulforegulaceae bacterium:
GGGAATGTAAATATTTGAAATAACAGATTTTATTGACACAGATTCATAAAGCAAGCTAATTAGCCAGCAAGCTTTTTTGTCTGAGACGAGGGTTCCCAAGCAAGGAGCTTGGGAACCAGCAGGCTTCGAGTTTGATTTAGATTCATACTTATTCGAGGGCTCGTTCCCAGGCTCTGATTTGGACTGGAACTCGTTAGGGGCTCGTTCCCAAGCTCCAGCTTGGTAATATAAGCTCATGAAATAATAGAATTTATTTGCAGATATTTATAAAATGCGTTAATTAATCATCAGGCTTTTTTTATTTGAGAGGTGGATTCCCAAGCAGGAATTAAAAAAAAACATAAAATTAAAAAGATAAAAATGGGCAGAACAAGATATAAAATTTACGAACCAGAAAAACCGTATTTTATAACATTTACAATTTTAAACTGGCTTCCTGTTTTCACAAGAAAAGAAAGTGTGGAAGTTTTAATCAACAGCCTTAAATATCTTAAGGAATCAGATGAACTAAAACTTTATGCTTATGTAATTCTTGAAAATCATCTTCATCTGGTTTTGAAAAGTAAAGATCTTGTTTTAACGGTTCAAAAGTTTAAAAGCTATACTGCAAAAGAAATAATAAATCTTTTAAAAAAATCAGGTGCATCAACCCTTTTGGAACAATTTGCTTTAAATAAAAAAAATCATAAAAAAGAAAGCAAGTATCAGATTTGGGAGGAAGGTTATGCTCCAAAGCTGATTCAGGGTGAAGAAATGATGAGAAATAAAATTGAATATATTCATAACAATCCTGTGAAACGCGGATTTGTTGATGAGCCTTGGTACTGGCGCTATAGCAGTGCTAGAAATTATAGGGGAATGGATGGGCTCATTGATGTTGAGATGGATTGGTATTGATTTTGGTTCGCTGGAGCTGGCTTGGGGTTGGTTTCAAGCTTTGTAGGTTCGTACTCATTTTGAGCTCATACCCGTTTTTTTGGGCTCGTTCCCAAGCTCCAACTTGGGAATGTAAGTATATGAAAGAACAGAGTTTATTTATATAGATTCATAGAATGAGTTGATTAGCCAAGAGACTTTTTTTGTTTGAAACATAGGTTCCCAAGCCAGAGCGTGGGAACTAGCAAAAAAAGAGTTTGGGCTTGGGAACCAGTAGAAAAACTCCTGCATAAC
Proteins encoded in this window:
- a CDS encoding transposase, coding for MDSQAGIKKKHKIKKIKMGRTRYKIYEPEKPYFITFTILNWLPVFTRKESVEVLINSLKYLKESDELKLYAYVILENHLHLVLKSKDLVLTVQKFKSYTAKEIINLLKKSGASTLLEQFALNKKNHKKESKYQIWEEGYAPKLIQGEEMMRNKIEYIHNNPVKRGFVDEPWYWRYSSARNYRGMDGLIDVEMDWY